The DNA window GTGCTCCGCGACATCGCGCAGGCCTTGTGGCCTGGACCGCTGACGATCGTGGCGGAGCGACGCGCTGACGCCGGACTGGCCGAGGCCGTGACGGCAGGACTTCCCACCGTCGCCCTGCGCGTTCCGGCCCATCCGGTCATGCGGGAGCTGCTGGCGGCGGTCGATTTCCCGCTCGCCGCCCCATCGGCCAACCGGTCCGGCTTCATCAGCCCGACCTGCGCCCGGCACGTTCTCGCCTCGCTCGACGGCCGGATCGACATGGTGCTCGATGCCGGGCCGACCGAGGCGGGGGTGGAATCGACCATCCTGCGGGTCGGTCCCGGCGACGAGTGGCACGAGCTGCGCCCCGGCCCGGTAGATGTGGCCGCGCTCTATCGGCATTACCACGACAGCGACATGCCCGCCTGGCGGGCGCCCGAAGGGATTACCGCCCCCGGCCAGCTCGCCAGCCATTACGCGCCGGGCAAGCCCGTCCGGCTGGACGCGGTCGAAGCGCAGCCGGACGAATTCGTGATCGGGTTCGGCGCGGTTGCCGGCGACTGCACGCTGTCGGCGAGCGGTGATGTCACCGAGGCCGCGATGCGGCTCTATGCCTGCCTTCACGAAGCCGCCCTTTCGGACAGGCCGCGCATCGCGGTTGCG is part of the Erythrobacter litoralis genome and encodes:
- a CDS encoding L-threonylcarbamoyladenylate synthase is translated as MSDKDVTEVVPAEAEGIARAASILESGGLVAVPTETVYGLAARADDAAAVARIYTAKGRPGFNPLIVHCRDAEQAARYGDFSDPVLRDIAQALWPGPLTIVAERRADAGLAEAVTAGLPTVALRVPAHPVMRELLAAVDFPLAAPSANRSGFISPTCARHVLASLDGRIDMVLDAGPTEAGVESTILRVGPGDEWHELRPGPVDVAALYRHYHDSDMPAWRAPEGITAPGQLASHYAPGKPVRLDAVEAQPDEFVIGFGAVAGDCTLSASGDVTEAAMRLYACLHEAALSDRPRIAVAPVPAWGVGRAVNDRLRRAATPAD